In one window of Gudongella oleilytica DNA:
- a CDS encoding ATP:cob(I)alamin adenosyltransferase produces the protein MKGLYRSKYEAYPFLSDHGDDLRCDFEILTDETASLIGLLRSDIEDEFLREELLKICEITYHINPSLRTFFSVTEEEMEWLEEATRWLSEETKGRYQRFVLTQGSKSACQAHVIRTKFKEIVRMIYRHVHKGNRVPDALIDACNILSNYFFFLALKLNELEEVAEVEYQSRNYK, from the coding sequence ATGAAAGGGTTGTATAGAAGCAAATATGAAGCGTATCCTTTTTTGAGCGACCATGGAGACGACTTAAGGTGTGATTTTGAAATACTTACAGATGAAACTGCCAGCTTAATAGGGTTATTAAGATCAGATATTGAGGATGAGTTCCTGAGGGAAGAGCTTTTAAAGATCTGCGAGATAACCTATCATATCAACCCTAGTCTTAGGACATTTTTCTCAGTTACTGAGGAGGAAATGGAGTGGTTAGAGGAGGCAACCCGATGGCTGTCTGAGGAGACCAAGGGGAGATACCAAAGATTTGTACTTACTCAAGGCTCTAAATCAGCTTGCCAGGCTCATGTGATAAGGACAAAATTCAAGGAGATAGTGAGGATGATATACAGACACGTCCACAAGGGGAACAGAGTCCCCGACGCACTGATAGATGCCTGCAATATCCTTTCCAATTATTTCTTTTTCCTCGCATTAAAGTTAAACGAGCTTGAAGAAGTGGCTGAGGTGGAGTATCAGAGCAGGAATTATAAATAA
- a CDS encoding pyridoxal phosphate-dependent aminotransferase, whose translation MKHGGDILTYFGNERKNIIDFSSNINPIGYPRDLEAQLIKSFEDLRYYPDIKYRVLKNNLSEYLGCNDSNVIAGNGAIEIIDSFIMSFERVVVVIPSFSEYVERASVHNKEIVKISLGTDFMIKPEMFEIVKKGDLVILGNPNNPTGRRLRKEALLELYGSISKKNAFLLLDEAFYEFCPMDYDSIQLFQVFNYKNVGIIRAATKFFGLPGIRLGYCCADVITAKMISETQMPWSINSFAAAASEIIFKDKEFIENSKEYIEKERIYLLNALEQFKILQAYTTEANFILIRLFGESEEKIFDFLLEMGILVRKCSSFEGLVGDHIRIAIKSRADNERLIGALMGFEKLLY comes from the coding sequence ATGAAACATGGCGGAGATATACTTACCTACTTTGGGAATGAAAGAAAGAATATCATAGATTTTAGCAGCAATATAAATCCCATAGGATACCCTAGGGATCTTGAGGCTCAGTTGATCAAAAGCTTTGAAGATTTGAGGTACTATCCTGATATAAAATATAGAGTGCTTAAAAACAACCTATCTGAATATCTGGGGTGCAACGACAGTAATGTAATAGCTGGTAATGGAGCGATTGAGATAATCGACAGCTTTATTATGTCATTCGAAAGAGTAGTTGTAGTGATTCCTTCCTTTTCTGAATACGTTGAAAGGGCTTCAGTGCACAATAAAGAAATAGTAAAAATCAGTCTTGGCACGGATTTTATGATAAAACCTGAGATGTTTGAAATAGTTAAAAAAGGAGATCTTGTGATACTTGGGAATCCAAATAATCCTACAGGAAGAAGGCTCAGAAAAGAAGCTTTGCTTGAGTTATATGGAAGCATATCAAAGAAAAATGCATTTTTGCTTCTTGATGAAGCCTTTTATGAATTCTGCCCAATGGATTATGACAGTATACAGTTATTTCAAGTATTTAACTATAAAAATGTGGGGATAATACGAGCAGCAACAAAATTTTTTGGCCTTCCCGGAATAAGACTTGGATATTGTTGTGCAGATGTTATAACAGCCAAGATGATCTCTGAAACTCAAATGCCATGGAGTATAAATTCCTTTGCAGCCGCTGCATCAGAAATTATATTCAAGGATAAGGAGTTTATTGAAAACTCTAAGGAGTACATAGAGAAAGAAAGAATCTATCTACTTAATGCCTTAGAGCAATTCAAGATTCTCCAGGCATATACTACCGAAGCTAACTTTATACTGATTAGACTTTTCGGGGAATCAGAGGAAAAGATATTTGATTTTCTTCTGGAGATGGGTATTCTGGTTAGAAAATGCTCGAGCTTTGAAGGTCTTGTAGGAGATCATATCCGAATAGCAATAAAATCCAGAGCTGACAATGAGAGGCTCATTGGCGCACTAATGGGTTTCGAGAAGTTGTTGTATTGA
- a CDS encoding ABC transporter ATP-binding protein, producing MLSIKKLYAGYNGYDVLKNISAEVDNNQNLCIIGGNGCGKTTLIKAIAGMIPFRGSITLDGENTASMRRLELAEKMAVMTQISSVYFSYSVFETVLMGRYAKIKNTFLKKHTAYDKEVVYSCLEATGLKDLRDRPILELSGGQLQRVHLARAIAQQPQIILLDEPTNHLDLRYQVEIIDFLREWSKEEGHSVIGILHDINLAVRLSDKVLLLKDGQQVGYGKTEEVIDKALLKKVYDMDVVEYMVKSYKRWERLDWRNSNERVV from the coding sequence ATGCTGAGTATTAAAAAGCTTTACGCTGGCTACAATGGTTACGACGTACTTAAAAACATATCGGCTGAAGTTGATAATAATCAGAATCTTTGTATAATTGGAGGCAACGGTTGTGGCAAGACGACACTTATAAAGGCTATAGCTGGTATGATCCCCTTCAGGGGATCTATTACACTTGATGGTGAGAATACAGCTTCGATGAGGCGACTCGAGCTGGCCGAAAAGATGGCAGTAATGACTCAGATTTCATCAGTGTACTTCTCTTATTCTGTATTTGAAACCGTGTTAATGGGAAGATATGCTAAAATTAAGAACACTTTTCTAAAAAAGCACACTGCATATGATAAGGAAGTTGTATACAGCTGCCTCGAAGCAACCGGGTTAAAAGATCTCAGAGACAGGCCTATCCTGGAGCTATCTGGCGGGCAATTGCAAAGAGTACATCTTGCAAGGGCTATAGCTCAGCAGCCTCAAATAATATTACTGGATGAACCCACCAACCACCTGGACCTTAGGTATCAAGTAGAAATAATCGACTTCCTAAGAGAATGGTCAAAAGAGGAAGGCCATTCAGTCATAGGTATTTTACATGATATAAACCTTGCAGTTAGACTTTCCGACAAGGTGCTGCTGCTTAAGGACGGACAACAGGTAGGCTATGGAAAGACAGAGGAAGTAATCGATAAGGCATTACTGAAGAAGGTATATGACATGGACGTTGTAGAATATATGGTCAAATCCTACAAAAGGTGGGAGAGGCTTGATTGGAGGAATTCAAATGAAAGGGTTGTATAG
- a CDS encoding AI-2E family transporter, whose protein sequence is MTAIDSHTGFILRQFSPNRAKILISIKNCLKNTLLVVFKSYGTIMFITFIELSGGLILIDVPNPILIAMIIAAFDILPLFGTGGIMVPWVIFNLVIGSYGRALGLFILYVFVTVVRNMIEPKIVGGQLGIHPIVALMSMFIGATYFGILGLFGFPITLSLLKHLNDEGIIKVFK, encoded by the coding sequence TTGACAGCGATTGACTCTCATACCGGCTTTATACTTAGACAATTCTCTCCAAATAGAGCAAAAATCCTTATAAGCATTAAAAATTGCCTGAAGAATACGTTGCTTGTGGTTTTCAAATCATACGGAACGATAATGTTCATAACATTTATTGAGCTTTCGGGAGGACTGATTTTGATTGATGTACCAAATCCTATCCTTATAGCAATGATCATAGCAGCCTTCGATATACTGCCTCTCTTTGGAACTGGAGGGATAATGGTTCCATGGGTAATTTTTAATCTCGTTATCGGAAGCTATGGAAGGGCGTTGGGGCTGTTTATACTCTATGTATTTGTAACGGTAGTTAGAAATATGATAGAACCAAAGATCGTAGGGGGGCAGCTGGGGATACATCCTATCGTCGCTTTGATGAGTATGTTCATAGGAGCTACCTACTTCGGTATCCTTGGATTATTCGGTTTCCCGATCACTCTTTCGCTTTTGAAGCACTTAAATGATGAAGGAATAATAAAGGTATTCAAGTGA
- a CDS encoding NADPH-dependent FMN reductase, with protein MKIAIIVGSLREKSFNRRIAEFIKQRYEGEHEMEVIRLNDLPLFNEDFEKDPPQSVKEFKEKIKQSEAILIISPEYNHSIPGGMKNALDWCSRVDRVFVNKPVLIMGASNGNVGTARSQSEIRQVLNAPGLSALVLPGNHLLIANVQDHFDENGNFADERTIKYLDKVMENLIKWAEKIKL; from the coding sequence ATGAAGATTGCAATAATAGTTGGGAGCCTGAGGGAAAAATCCTTTAATAGAAGAATTGCGGAGTTCATAAAACAAAGATATGAAGGTGAACATGAAATGGAGGTCATTAGATTAAATGACCTGCCGTTATTCAACGAGGATTTCGAGAAGGATCCTCCACAGTCTGTAAAGGAGTTCAAAGAAAAAATAAAACAAAGTGAAGCAATACTGATAATAAGCCCAGAGTATAACCATTCGATCCCCGGAGGGATGAAAAATGCTCTGGACTGGTGCTCCAGAGTCGATCGAGTGTTTGTAAATAAACCTGTTTTGATAATGGGTGCTTCAAATGGCAATGTCGGTACCGCAAGAAGTCAATCTGAGATCCGGCAGGTGCTCAATGCACCAGGATTATCAGCTTTGGTACTTCCAGGGAACCATCTCCTCATAGCAAACGTTCAGGATCATTTTGATGAGAATGGAAATTTTGCAGATGAACGAACTATTAAATATCTGGATAAGGTTATGGAGAACTTAATAAAATGGGCTGAGAAGATAAAATTATAA
- a CDS encoding FecCD family ABC transporter permease: MSTAQRAAFAAVLSFVVLVLGVGIGSVYIPPAEVLKIFGEKLLGISTDSSHTVASIVWDIRLPRVLLAYIVGAALSVSGAVMQSVLKNPLASSYTLGVSSGASFGAAIIIVTGLRLPVFGAFTLPFTGLAFGIITVILAISFASRLDSNMENNTIILVGIVFSLFINAILTMITALFRDKVAQLTFWQMGSFSLKEWSSIYILLPILITLVSILLLYSKEMDILTFGEEQAFAIGVDVQRVKWLLLGLAAALTGSAIAFVGVIGFIDLVAPHIVRKLFGSSHSIVLPMTAIFGGSFMVVCDLIARTIIAPIELPVGAITAMVGAPFFTYLYFSGRRSSQC, from the coding sequence ATGAGTACGGCCCAAAGAGCTGCTTTTGCGGCAGTATTAAGCTTCGTAGTCCTGGTCTTGGGAGTGGGTATTGGAAGCGTGTACATACCCCCTGCGGAAGTACTTAAAATATTTGGTGAGAAACTTCTTGGCATAAGCACCGACTCAAGTCATACAGTGGCATCAATAGTATGGGACATAAGGCTTCCAAGAGTATTATTGGCATATATTGTGGGAGCGGCATTATCGGTAAGTGGGGCAGTTATGCAATCGGTTCTTAAGAATCCTCTTGCATCCTCCTATACACTGGGAGTCTCCTCCGGAGCTTCCTTTGGTGCAGCTATCATCATAGTGACAGGGCTAAGACTGCCTGTATTCGGAGCATTTACACTTCCATTCACTGGTCTTGCATTTGGGATTATTACCGTAATACTCGCTATCAGCTTTGCCTCAAGATTGGACAGCAATATGGAAAATAACACAATAATACTGGTAGGAATAGTATTTTCATTATTTATAAATGCAATTCTTACTATGATAACAGCCCTATTCAGGGATAAGGTTGCACAGCTTACATTCTGGCAGATGGGTAGCTTCTCACTAAAGGAGTGGTCGAGTATATATATCTTGCTCCCGATCTTGATTACACTTGTCTCCATACTGCTTTTGTATTCTAAGGAGATGGATATATTGACTTTTGGTGAGGAACAGGCATTTGCTATAGGTGTAGACGTTCAAAGGGTTAAGTGGCTGCTGCTGGGACTTGCTGCAGCGCTGACTGGAAGTGCAATCGCTTTTGTTGGCGTTATAGGATTCATCGACCTTGTGGCTCCACATATAGTAAGGAAATTATTCGGATCCTCTCACAGCATCGTTCTACCAATGACTGCAATTTTTGGGGGCTCATTCATGGTAGTGTGTGATTTGATCGCAAGAACGATAATTGCACCCATAGAGCTACCGGTTGGTGCGATTACAGCGATGGTAGGGGCACCTTTTTTCACTTATCTCTATTTCTCAGGGAGGAGGAGTTCTCAATGCTGA
- the abc-f gene encoding ribosomal protection-like ABC-F family protein → MLLINAKNIKKYYGDRLIIDLPELSVFEGDRIGIVGNNGAGKTTLVGLLTGDILPDSGTVDIRCSYSYISQLDVPKIKSISSEFASKLNIPEVYTETMSGGEKTRFKLATVMQNNDTLIIADEPTSNLDIEGIEELEKTLNEHKGGLIIISHDRKLLDSCCNSIIEIEDGRIEIYEGNYSRFIQQREERRERQIFEYQQYKREKERLQESMIQISEKSKSTRNAPRRMGNSEARLHKMGGQSAKKNLDNRKKAVQTRIEHLEKKDKPKEAKPVHVDLSKGLLQSRRIISGEGINKSFGEKVIFEDAEFLVGPREKLALVGPNGSGKSTLIKMVLSDEGGIKKAKSAKIGYFSQNFEILDQSSTLLESVLKDSPYSETYVRTMLGRLLFRRDDVHKRIEMLSGGEKVKACVAKLILSDNNLLIMDEPTNYLDIASIEALEEAMSDHEGSMLFATHDRALIDRIATGLLIITGKKIVRFDGNYEEYLQYGSRIKKDDSSETLAVLENRLSILVGQLASINDTEEKNRLEQEYFLTAEKIKELRRNK, encoded by the coding sequence ATGCTTTTAATAAATGCAAAAAACATTAAGAAATATTACGGTGACCGACTAATAATTGATCTTCCTGAGTTGAGTGTATTTGAAGGTGACAGAATTGGCATAGTAGGGAACAACGGAGCAGGGAAGACTACATTGGTTGGTCTATTGACCGGGGATATATTGCCTGATAGCGGTACGGTTGATATAAGATGCAGCTATAGTTATATTTCTCAACTGGATGTTCCTAAAATAAAATCAATATCTTCGGAGTTTGCTTCAAAGCTGAATATTCCTGAAGTATATACAGAAACAATGAGTGGTGGAGAGAAAACCCGATTTAAATTGGCCACAGTAATGCAAAATAATGATACACTTATTATTGCAGATGAACCGACGAGCAATCTTGACATTGAAGGTATTGAGGAGTTGGAAAAGACTCTTAATGAACATAAAGGTGGGCTAATCATTATCTCTCATGACAGAAAGCTTCTTGACTCCTGCTGCAATAGTATCATAGAGATTGAAGACGGCAGGATTGAAATATATGAGGGGAACTATTCAAGATTTATTCAGCAAAGAGAGGAAAGAAGAGAGAGGCAGATATTTGAATACCAGCAGTATAAAAGAGAGAAGGAAAGACTTCAGGAATCAATGATTCAGATCAGTGAGAAGTCAAAGTCAACAAGAAATGCTCCAAGGAGAATGGGTAATTCTGAGGCAAGACTCCACAAAATGGGAGGTCAGAGCGCGAAGAAAAATCTGGACAACAGGAAAAAAGCCGTCCAAACAAGGATTGAGCACCTTGAGAAGAAAGATAAACCCAAGGAAGCAAAGCCTGTCCATGTAGACCTTTCAAAAGGTCTACTGCAAAGCAGGAGGATAATCTCAGGTGAGGGTATAAATAAAAGCTTTGGTGAAAAGGTAATCTTTGAGGACGCTGAGTTTCTTGTCGGGCCAAGAGAAAAACTAGCACTTGTGGGACCTAATGGCTCAGGGAAAAGTACACTTATTAAAATGGTCCTTTCAGACGAGGGAGGCATAAAGAAAGCAAAAAGTGCCAAGATAGGATACTTCAGTCAGAACTTTGAGATTTTAGATCAGAGCAGTACGCTCCTTGAGAGTGTACTAAAAGACAGTCCCTACTCAGAAACCTATGTAAGAACAATGCTTGGGAGACTTCTTTTCAGAAGAGATGACGTTCATAAAAGGATCGAGATGCTAAGCGGGGGAGAAAAAGTAAAGGCATGTGTTGCAAAGCTTATACTATCCGATAACAATCTACTGATAATGGATGAACCAACCAATTACCTGGACATAGCATCCATAGAAGCATTGGAGGAAGCGATGTCAGACCATGAAGGAAGCATGCTGTTTGCCACTCATGACAGAGCTTTGATCGATAGAATAGCAACAGGATTACTGATAATCACAGGGAAAAAGATCGTTAGGTTTGATGGGAACTATGAGGAGTACCTGCAATATGGAAGTAGGATCAAAAAAGATGATTCCTCGGAGACTCTTGCGGTTTTGGAGAACAGGCTTTCTATCCTCGTAGGACAGCTAGCATCAATCAATGATACAGAAGAAAAGAATAGGCTAGAGCAGGAATACTTCCTTACAGCCGAAAAGATAAAAGAACTGAGACGTAATAAGTAG
- a CDS encoding ABC transporter substrate-binding protein, producing MRNNKLLLTFLLLISLLLPACTTAGPSAQPQPEASVETTVKSELPTTDPAGNAIVVPEKIEKIVSLAPSITEILIEMGYADKLVAVDLQSKKLENLPEGLEYFELMSPDAERLVAMKPDIIYASTLSIGDGADVLSPLKEFGISVAYIPSSDSIDGIYKDIEFVAATLQNQAEGDRIVAEMRERIEEIRSLSETITDKKTVYFEISAAPYMYSFGKGVFLDEMIEIIGAENLLADQEGWISVSEELILSKNPQVILTNVNYIENPVEEIKERAGWDSVEAIKNGEIYYIDNMSSSLPNQNIVKALEEMLRAVYPELN from the coding sequence ATGAGAAATAATAAGCTATTACTGACCTTTTTACTACTGATAAGCCTTCTGCTTCCGGCCTGTACTACCGCTGGTCCATCAGCACAACCTCAGCCAGAGGCTTCTGTTGAAACCACTGTGAAAAGTGAGCTGCCAACTACAGACCCCGCAGGAAATGCCATAGTAGTCCCAGAAAAAATTGAAAAGATAGTATCTCTCGCACCATCAATAACCGAGATATTGATTGAAATGGGTTACGCGGATAAGCTAGTAGCAGTTGACCTCCAGTCAAAAAAACTTGAAAATCTTCCCGAAGGACTGGAATATTTTGAACTGATGTCTCCAGATGCTGAAAGACTGGTTGCAATGAAACCTGATATAATCTATGCTTCAACATTAAGTATCGGTGATGGAGCAGACGTTTTAAGCCCACTTAAGGAGTTTGGGATATCTGTAGCCTATATCCCTTCAAGCGATAGTATTGATGGGATATACAAGGATATTGAATTTGTAGCTGCAACGCTCCAAAACCAGGCTGAAGGGGATAGAATAGTTGCTGAAATGAGAGAGAGGATAGAAGAAATAAGGAGTCTGAGTGAGACCATAACTGACAAAAAGACTGTTTACTTTGAGATAAGCGCTGCTCCCTATATGTACAGCTTTGGTAAGGGTGTGTTTCTTGATGAAATGATCGAAATAATTGGAGCTGAAAATCTGCTCGCTGATCAAGAGGGCTGGATATCAGTTTCTGAAGAGTTGATACTAAGTAAAAATCCTCAGGTAATACTTACGAATGTGAACTATATCGAAAATCCAGTTGAAGAGATAAAAGAACGTGCTGGGTGGGACTCTGTTGAGGCAATAAAAAACGGAGAAATCTACTATATCGACAACATGTCAAGCTCACTCCCCAATCAAAATATAGTAAAAGCACTGGAGGAAATGCTAAGAGCAGTATATCCGGAGCTTAATTGA
- a CDS encoding phospholipase D family protein — MKTYNQDSLFDKQSQNNHKLDVVRMDYIEAQALTWKELFQGYEKLYAITYSSAIGFASELLKLFDYAEIIFGYEGVINYDLHEVMAYQQRTIENLKESASNNKIDLAKRIDDGSLKLHVADKKLSHEKLYLLEANDGSKRVITGSANMSYSAFRGLQRENIIYIDGDKAFAWYFKQYLELKSDSTSEITKKALGIEDFTEEVDELPIFNKVKVQKAMIIEKETVNVDAIKFVFSVDDLSKQYKKSIPPSDRKGKVFLSPDKVVETRRRLIENKRIDQEMRSEYPALVLDYDNKRAVLNDIPLNLEPDTEEIRRDAALFLEYMNGYEKFYGNVAEMQSKYYAFAVWFLTSPFMAIMRITAERNNRPQLPYPVFGLIYGKSKAGKTSFLETLLKMMIGQKTKLVAPDFTRTNIDGLKRVVKGAPIIVDDLNQSRFSTHAIEMIKNDDFGVLENNESFPAVVISANEDVKAVAPEIIRRTVICHVQAGLTNREVMRDRIVRKVQSNIGTALYREFLRRMFEIIPSLIDELMDQTIEYNPDILAEASSVFYEILSENTDVELPIFIRRLSLDDYFGEKITSSQAIDTIRRAWMINKKAFSYDKKQNTLTYNAGQNWDASYIVKELPEDLEAKQSRELVVFDIDKASKFFEIDFKKEFSWIGRFVK; from the coding sequence ATGAAAACATACAATCAGGACAGTCTATTTGATAAGCAATCCCAAAATAACCACAAATTGGATGTGGTCAGAATGGACTACATTGAAGCTCAAGCATTGACTTGGAAGGAGTTGTTCCAGGGTTATGAAAAGCTCTATGCAATTACATATTCATCAGCCATTGGATTTGCATCCGAGCTTCTAAAGCTATTTGACTATGCTGAAATAATATTTGGTTACGAAGGAGTTATAAACTACGATCTACATGAGGTCATGGCTTATCAGCAAAGGACAATTGAGAATCTCAAGGAATCAGCTAGCAACAATAAGATTGATCTTGCAAAAAGGATAGATGACGGTTCATTAAAGCTTCATGTTGCGGATAAAAAGCTTTCTCATGAGAAACTATATCTTCTTGAAGCAAATGACGGCAGTAAAAGAGTTATTACAGGGTCTGCAAATATGTCCTACTCAGCATTTAGAGGTCTACAAAGAGAAAATATCATATACATTGATGGTGATAAGGCTTTTGCTTGGTATTTCAAGCAATATCTGGAACTAAAGTCTGACAGCACCTCTGAAATTACCAAAAAGGCTCTCGGGATAGAAGATTTCACTGAAGAAGTAGATGAATTGCCGATTTTCAATAAAGTAAAAGTACAGAAAGCCATGATTATTGAAAAGGAAACAGTAAACGTAGATGCAATAAAATTTGTATTCTCAGTTGATGATCTGTCAAAGCAATATAAAAAGAGCATACCACCATCGGACAGAAAAGGTAAAGTATTCCTGTCACCAGACAAAGTAGTCGAAACCAGAAGGAGGCTTATAGAGAATAAAAGGATAGATCAGGAGATGAGATCCGAGTATCCTGCTCTAGTCCTGGATTATGACAATAAAAGGGCCGTTCTCAATGATATTCCGCTAAATCTTGAACCGGACACTGAAGAAATAAGAAGAGATGCAGCACTATTTTTAGAGTACATGAACGGATATGAAAAATTTTATGGAAATGTGGCAGAGATGCAAAGCAAATACTATGCATTTGCTGTGTGGTTCCTAACAAGTCCATTCATGGCAATTATGAGAATAACTGCTGAAAGGAACAATAGACCACAACTTCCTTACCCTGTATTTGGGCTCATATACGGCAAATCAAAGGCAGGAAAAACATCATTTCTTGAAACTCTTTTAAAGATGATGATAGGTCAAAAGACAAAGCTCGTTGCACCTGACTTTACAAGAACAAACATCGACGGTCTAAAACGAGTGGTAAAAGGAGCTCCAATAATTGTAGACGACCTTAACCAGAGCAGGTTTAGTACTCATGCAATAGAAATGATAAAGAATGACGATTTTGGAGTGTTGGAGAACAACGAATCTTTCCCAGCCGTTGTAATAAGTGCAAATGAAGACGTAAAGGCAGTCGCACCAGAAATAATTAGGAGGACTGTTATTTGCCATGTTCAAGCCGGGCTCACCAACAGGGAGGTCATGAGGGACAGGATTGTCAGAAAGGTTCAAAGCAACATAGGGACAGCTCTATACAGGGAATTTCTAAGGAGGATGTTCGAAATAATCCCATCACTAATTGATGAATTGATGGATCAAACTATTGAATACAACCCTGATATACTTGCGGAAGCTTCTTCGGTGTTTTATGAGATACTATCTGAAAACACGGATGTTGAACTACCAATATTCATAAGAAGATTAAGCTTAGATGACTACTTTGGCGAAAAAATTACCAGCTCCCAGGCAATAGATACCATTAGAAGAGCTTGGATGATCAATAAAAAAGCATTTTCCTACGATAAAAAGCAAAATACCTTGACCTATAATGCCGGTCAAAACTGGGATGCAAGCTATATAGTCAAGGAGTTGCCCGAAGATCTTGAAGCAAAACAATCGAGAGAGCTTGTGGTGTTCGACATAGACAAAGCATCTAAGTTTTTTGAAATAGATTTTAAAAAGGAATTCAGTTGGATAGGAAGGTTTGTTAAGTAG
- a CDS encoding helix-turn-helix domain-containing protein, producing MAIIINLDVMLAKRKMSVTELSERVGITMANLSILKNGKAKAIRFSTLEGICSALDCQPGDILEYREDK from the coding sequence ATGGCAATAATAATTAATTTAGATGTAATGCTTGCCAAAAGGAAAATGAGCGTTACCGAGCTCTCAGAGAGAGTGGGAATAACAATGGCAAATTTATCAATACTGAAAAATGGTAAAGCAAAAGCAATCAGATTCTCCACCCTTGAAGGCATTTGCAGCGCACTTGACTGCCAACCTGGAGATATACTTGAATACAGAGAAGACAAATAG
- a CDS encoding DUF2975 domain-containing protein — protein MKKGTTLFLKLAVIIIALPILALCVLGLPTIVRSSIAHPWELNRYLYGIIGGMYVTAIPFFYALYQAMKLLGYIDKSNAFSFDSVQALNRIKWSGLTISAIYIVLMPLFYIIGELDDAPGVILIGMAFTFAPAVISVFAAVLQRLLKEAIEFKAENELTV, from the coding sequence ATGAAAAAAGGAACAACACTATTCCTAAAGCTGGCAGTAATAATTATTGCACTGCCAATACTTGCATTGTGTGTTTTGGGGCTGCCAACTATCGTAAGAAGCTCAATTGCTCACCCATGGGAATTGAACAGGTATTTGTACGGTATAATCGGGGGAATGTATGTAACAGCCATTCCATTTTTCTACGCCCTGTATCAGGCAATGAAGCTGTTAGGGTATATTGATAAAAGTAATGCTTTTTCCTTTGATTCAGTGCAGGCACTGAACAGGATCAAGTGGAGCGGGCTCACTATTAGCGCAATATATATAGTATTAATGCCATTGTTCTATATAATAGGCGAGCTGGATGATGCTCCCGGTGTAATATTGATTGGTATGGCATTCACATTTGCACCTGCGGTGATTTCAGTATTTGCTGCTGTACTCCAAAGGCTGTTGAAGGAAGCTATAGAGTTCAAGGCTGAAAACGAGCTTACAGTGTGA